A region from the Brachyspira hampsonii genome encodes:
- a CDS encoding vitamin B12 dependent-methionine synthase activation domain-containing protein, translating to MPEINHKNHQHYINKPPFYGRKVFEFNKEIEKEAFDMINKVRLFRVGFGYSAKNQDMEKYNEMIKTKVEPKYEEMKNNIIENNLIEPVMIYGFYKTVTENDKLHIYDVDYETSKLKNEKIEIPLERMEKEPYNSIVDFFDKEEDTIGFTLVSLGKKFAGFLKGLYDNDDYKDYYFYNAIGTNIIENYVDILQSNMDNLLNLKNNGKRKHVGCRYSFGYKALTNMYGNRIIFNQLKPEEFNVTLTESYMMDPELSTCAIVSFCEDSYYFAN from the coding sequence ATGCCAGAAATAAATCATAAAAATCATCAGCATTATATAAATAAACCTCCTTTCTATGGAAGAAAAGTTTTTGAGTTTAATAAAGAGATAGAAAAAGAAGCTTTTGATATGATTAATAAAGTTAGGCTTTTCAGAGTTGGTTTCGGATATTCTGCTAAAAATCAGGATATGGAAAAATATAATGAAATGATTAAAACTAAAGTAGAACCTAAATACGAAGAGATGAAAAATAATATTATAGAAAATAATTTAATAGAACCTGTAATGATTTATGGATTTTATAAGACGGTTACAGAAAATGATAAATTACATATATATGATGTTGACTATGAAACTAGTAAATTAAAAAATGAAAAAATAGAAATACCTTTAGAGCGTATGGAAAAAGAACCTTATAATTCTATAGTTGATTTCTTTGATAAAGAAGAAGATACTATAGGATTTACTCTTGTAAGTCTTGGAAAGAAGTTTGCGGGATTTTTAAAAGGGCTTTATGATAATGATGATTATAAAGATTATTATTTTTATAATGCAATAGGTACAAATATCATAGAAAACTATGTTGATATACTTCAAAGTAATATGGATAATTTGCTTAATTTAAAAAATAATGGTAAAAGAAAACATGTGGGATGTAGATATTCTTTCGGATATAAAGCACTTACTAATATGTACGGCAACAGGATAATATTTAATCAATTAAAGCCTGAAGAGTTCAATGTTACTCTAACAGAAAGTTATATGATGGATCCTGAACTTAGTACTTGTGCTATAGTTTCATTCTGTGAGGATTCTTATTATTTTGCTAATTAA
- a CDS encoding MATE family efflux transporter, which translates to MNVSDDAALKEAERQNKKFKELTESKIEFLVIKMGIPTIISMLTTSFYNMADTFFVSKINTQSTAAVGIVFSMMAIIQAIGFFFGHGSGNYISIKLGAKETEEASKMAVTGFLSAMIAGFIILIFGIIFIKPLAYLLGSTETILPYSISYMKYILIGAPYMTASLVLNNQLRLQGNALFAMIGLITGAILNIILDPILIFHFSMGVKGAAIATIISQFFGFCVLLIGTNVWGTLPIKLRDFSPSIQKYKAIIVGGLPSLCRQSISSFATAFLNIASGQFGDAAIAAMSIVNRVSIFANSAIIGFGQGFQPVCGFNYGAKKYDRVIKAFYFCIKVSTLVLFIFAAIIFIKSSQIVHLFNDKDASLFDIANNALHYQALSLPLWGVITLSSMMLQTTRKTIRASILALAKQGIFFIPIVYIFPKVFGITGIEMAQPFSDFLTFLLAIPLGYSIIKEMKSELQREKSL; encoded by the coding sequence ATGAATGTATCTGATGATGCCGCATTAAAAGAAGCCGAAAGACAAAATAAAAAATTTAAAGAATTAACCGAATCAAAAATTGAATTTTTAGTTATAAAAATGGGCATTCCCACAATTATAAGCATGCTTACAACTTCATTCTATAATATGGCGGATACTTTTTTTGTTAGTAAAATAAATACTCAATCAACTGCAGCAGTAGGAATAGTATTTTCCATGATGGCAATAATACAGGCTATAGGCTTTTTCTTTGGGCATGGCTCTGGCAACTATATATCAATTAAGTTAGGGGCAAAGGAAACTGAAGAAGCTTCAAAAATGGCTGTTACAGGTTTTTTATCTGCTATGATAGCAGGTTTTATTATATTGATATTTGGAATAATTTTTATTAAACCTCTAGCCTATTTATTAGGTTCTACAGAAACAATACTTCCATACTCTATAAGTTATATGAAATATATTTTGATAGGTGCTCCGTATATGACGGCTTCATTAGTTTTGAACAATCAGTTAAGACTTCAGGGCAATGCACTATTTGCTATGATAGGTTTAATAACAGGAGCAATTTTAAATATAATATTAGACCCTATTTTAATATTCCATTTTTCTATGGGTGTAAAAGGTGCGGCTATAGCAACTATAATAAGTCAATTTTTTGGTTTCTGCGTACTTTTGATTGGTACTAATGTATGGGGTACTTTGCCTATAAAATTACGGGATTTCTCCCCTAGTATTCAAAAATATAAAGCTATCATAGTAGGAGGGCTTCCTAGTCTATGCAGGCAAAGTATATCAAGTTTTGCTACTGCATTTTTGAATATAGCTTCCGGACAATTTGGAGATGCGGCTATAGCTGCTATGTCTATAGTTAATAGAGTTTCAATATTTGCTAATTCTGCTATAATAGGGTTCGGTCAGGGATTTCAGCCTGTATGCGGATTTAATTATGGAGCTAAAAAATATGACAGAGTTATAAAAGCATTTTATTTCTGCATTAAGGTATCAACATTAGTGCTTTTTATTTTTGCTGCTATTATATTCATAAAATCATCTCAAATAGTTCATTTATTTAATGATAAAGATGCTTCATTATTTGACATAGCTAATAATGCTTTACATTATCAGGCATTAAGTCTTCCTTTATGGGGCGTTATAACATTATCTAGTATGATGCTTCAAACAACTAGAAAAACTATAAGAGCTTCTATCTTAGCTTTAGCAAAACAGGGAATATTTTTTATACCGATAGTATATATATTTCCTAAAGTATTTGGTATAACAGGTATAGAAATGGCACAGCCTTTTTCTGATTTTCTTACATTTTTATTGGCAATACCACTTGGATACAGTATTATAAAAGAAATGAAATCAGAATTACAAAGAGAAAAAAGTTTATAG
- a CDS encoding glycosyltransferase family 2 protein codes for MCKINCFFSIIIPVYNTERYLKRCINSIINQTFTEFEIIIVDDCSNGNCKEIINSYNDNRIIYIKHEQNKGTLSSRKTGSIEAKGDYITYIDPDDELKLNALEKVFNTIKDNDYDVIQFSVKSVSSNPNKKEKLKEEKRVSWYLSTKRSNIDNNYLLNEILNEKISHNIWAKFFKSSIVKKSVIYIPDDHITFAEDMLQCLIFFYFVKTYKAIYDELYIYHCDLSYSNKNAESLTKDRFNKMCLDSKKSLDEFYNFLIKMNDNILYKYDYMKLAYNQYKFLLYKINNNNEYMHILNKYFDKDFLEEYNKYKYHYDYYLKTEEKLKVINNKLLPYFFSIILDGFYTNIRIFGININIKNNKNYTTPVIITFSNILRILFSIQFSNKNTKINLLGFNFVIEKRG; via the coding sequence ATGTGTAAAATTAATTGTTTCTTTTCAATAATTATACCTGTATATAATACGGAAAGATATTTAAAAAGATGTATAAATAGTATTATCAATCAGACATTTACTGAATTTGAAATAATAATAGTTGATGATTGTTCTAATGGTAATTGTAAAGAAATTATAAATTCATATAATGATAATAGAATAATATATATAAAGCATGAACAAAATAAAGGTACATTATCATCCAGAAAAACTGGAAGTATAGAGGCTAAAGGTGATTATATAACATATATAGATCCGGATGATGAATTAAAATTAAATGCCTTAGAAAAGGTCTTTAATACTATAAAAGATAATGATTATGATGTGATTCAATTTAGTGTCAAATCTGTATCGTCAAATCCAAATAAAAAAGAAAAATTAAAAGAAGAAAAAAGAGTTTCTTGGTATCTTTCAACTAAGAGAAGCAATATAGATAATAACTATTTACTAAATGAAATTCTAAATGAAAAAATATCTCATAATATATGGGCAAAATTTTTTAAATCTTCCATAGTAAAAAAGTCTGTTATCTATATACCTGATGATCATATAACATTTGCTGAAGATATGCTGCAATGTTTAATCTTTTTCTATTTTGTTAAAACATATAAAGCTATTTATGATGAATTATATATATATCATTGTGATTTAAGCTATAGCAATAAAAATGCAGAATCTCTTACAAAAGATAGATTTAATAAAATGTGCTTGGATTCTAAAAAATCATTAGATGAGTTTTATAATTTTTTGATAAAAATGAATGATAATATTTTATATAAATATGATTATATGAAATTAGCATACAATCAATATAAATTTTTATTATATAAGATTAATAATAATAATGAATACATGCATATATTAAATAAATACTTTGATAAAGATTTTTTAGAAGAATACAATAAATATAAATATCATTATGATTATTATTTAAAAACAGAAGAAAAATTAAAAGTTATAAATAATAAATTATTACCTTATTTTTTCTCTATAATATTAGATGGATTTTACACAAATATTAGAATATTTGGTATTAATATAAATATTAAGAATAATAAAAATTAT
- a CDS encoding homocysteine S-methyltransferase family protein, producing MSNIKERLKELIKEQYLIIDGATGTELQKKDIKKEAWIINGNNIEGCNEILNITAPYIMKEIHIDYLNANADITKTNSFGAIPWVLSEYDIADKAYELAKKAALIANEAREEYLKNPNSKGDLNREIFIAGSLGPGVKLPSLGQITFDEMYNGYTEAARGLIDGGTDIILLETAQDVLQLKAAILAVNDIAKNLNKEIPIMVSVTIEKEGTMLLGTDIETAYTILSNLDIFSIGMNCGTGPDMAMRHIKRLSEISCLPISIHSNAGLPENRDGKAYYSMTPEEFANINSKFFELDGLSFIGGCCGTTPLHIEALAKKVKGEKPKKPALEKPRPYIASLFNTVSIKQNPAPLMIGERSNATGSKIFRELMIAGDMDGMLDVGIKQVKAGSHAIDVNAAWAGRDEVEDITKIISAYVKQISLPLVIDAIKPNVIEAALKVYGGKPIINSANMEQGEEKFDAICSLAKKYGASIMLLTIDEKAMALTCEDKLRMADRMYERAVNVHKILPHDIIFDPLTFTLASGDEKSFLAGVETLNAIKELSIRYPESSISLGVSNISFGLKEEARKIMNSVFLYEAINHGLTTAIVNVAQILPLSKIDEKEIELAKELIYNKSNTKEPLINYINHFSDKKEKKELNAEENIKKPIREAIRDAMLDGEWKDMQVLLNEVKENSEEFGGEKLFAQAIIDEILLPTMADIGVKFGEGTIQLPFVLGSAEVMKKSVDFLSEFLEKKKQEKTAKIILGTVAGDVHDVGKNLVEIIIKNNGFETVNLGTKVPIEKFLEAYQEHNADCIGMSGLLVKSTEVMKDNLAYIRDKGLKIPILLGGAALTKDFVENTCKKVYGDTAKIFYCKDGFDDILAIKEIIDDRDKEK from the coding sequence ATGAGCAATATCAAAGAAAGACTAAAAGAACTAATAAAAGAACAATATTTAATAATAGACGGTGCCACAGGTACAGAACTCCAAAAAAAAGATATAAAAAAAGAAGCTTGGATTATAAACGGCAATAATATTGAAGGCTGCAATGAGATACTGAATATAACAGCTCCATATATAATGAAAGAAATACATATAGATTATTTAAATGCCAATGCTGATATCACAAAGACAAACAGTTTCGGAGCTATACCTTGGGTATTAAGTGAATATGATATTGCAGATAAAGCTTATGAACTAGCAAAAAAAGCTGCATTAATAGCTAATGAAGCTAGAGAAGAATATTTAAAAAATCCTAATTCTAAAGGCGATTTAAACAGAGAGATTTTTATTGCAGGAAGTTTGGGACCGGGTGTAAAACTTCCTAGTCTTGGACAAATAACTTTTGATGAAATGTATAACGGCTACACTGAAGCTGCAAGAGGATTAATAGACGGAGGAACTGATATAATACTTCTTGAAACAGCTCAAGATGTACTGCAATTAAAGGCTGCTATACTTGCAGTTAATGATATAGCAAAAAATCTAAATAAAGAAATACCAATAATGGTTTCTGTAACTATAGAAAAAGAAGGTACAATGCTTTTGGGTACAGATATAGAGACAGCATATACAATACTTTCAAATTTGGATATATTCTCTATAGGTATGAACTGCGGAACAGGTCCTGATATGGCAATGCGTCATATAAAAAGACTTTCAGAAATATCATGCTTACCTATATCAATACACAGCAATGCAGGACTTCCAGAAAACAGAGACGGAAAAGCATATTACAGTATGACTCCTGAAGAATTTGCTAATATTAATAGTAAGTTTTTTGAATTAGACGGACTTTCATTTATAGGAGGCTGCTGCGGTACTACTCCTTTGCATATAGAAGCATTGGCTAAAAAAGTAAAAGGAGAAAAACCCAAAAAACCTGCATTAGAAAAACCAAGACCTTATATAGCTAGTTTATTTAATACTGTAAGTATAAAACAAAATCCTGCACCTTTAATGATAGGAGAGAGAAGTAATGCTACAGGAAGTAAAATATTCAGAGAGCTTATGATTGCAGGCGATATGGACGGTATGCTTGATGTTGGAATAAAACAGGTTAAGGCTGGAAGCCATGCTATAGATGTTAATGCCGCTTGGGCTGGACGAGATGAAGTGGAAGATATTACGAAAATTATTTCTGCTTATGTCAAACAAATTTCTCTGCCATTAGTTATTGATGCAATAAAACCTAATGTAATAGAGGCCGCTTTAAAAGTATACGGAGGAAAACCTATAATAAACTCCGCTAATATGGAGCAGGGAGAAGAGAAATTTGATGCAATATGTTCTCTTGCTAAAAAATACGGAGCTTCTATTATGCTTCTTACAATAGATGAAAAAGCTATGGCATTAACTTGCGAAGATAAATTAAGAATGGCAGATAGAATGTATGAACGTGCTGTTAATGTACATAAAATACTTCCTCATGATATAATATTTGATCCCCTCACATTTACGCTTGCAAGCGGTGATGAAAAAAGCTTTTTAGCTGGAGTTGAAACACTCAATGCTATAAAAGAACTTTCAATAAGATATCCGGAAAGCTCTATAAGTTTGGGAGTATCAAATATATCTTTCGGGCTTAAAGAAGAAGCTAGAAAAATAATGAACTCTGTATTTTTATATGAAGCTATTAATCATGGACTTACTACTGCTATTGTTAATGTTGCTCAAATACTTCCATTATCAAAAATAGATGAAAAAGAAATAGAACTAGCAAAAGAATTGATATATAATAAAAGTAATACTAAAGAGCCTCTTATAAATTATATAAATCATTTCTCTGACAAAAAAGAAAAGAAAGAATTAAATGCTGAAGAAAATATAAAAAAGCCTATAAGAGAAGCCATAAGAGATGCTATGCTTGACGGCGAGTGGAAAGATATGCAGGTGTTGCTTAATGAAGTAAAAGAAAATAGTGAGGAGTTTGGAGGAGAAAAATTATTTGCTCAGGCTATAATAGATGAAATACTTCTTCCTACTATGGCTGATATCGGAGTAAAATTTGGAGAAGGTACTATACAGCTTCCTTTTGTTTTGGGTTCTGCAGAAGTTATGAAAAAAAGTGTTGATTTTTTATCTGAGTTTTTAGAGAAAAAGAAACAAGAGAAAACTGCTAAAATAATACTTGGTACTGTGGCAGGAGATGTGCATGATGTTGGTAAAAATCTAGTTGAAATCATTATAAAAAATAATGGATTTGAAACTGTTAATCTTGGTACTAAAGTTCCTATAGAAAAATTTTTAGAAGCGTATCAAGAACATAATGCGGACTGCATAGGTATGTCTGGACTTTTAGTGAAATCTACTGAAGTTATGAAAGATAATCTTGCATACATTAGAGATAAAGGATTAAAGATACCTATTTTACTTGGAGGAGCAGCTTTAACTAAAGACTTTGTTGAAAACACTTGCAAAAAAGTTTATGGGGATACTGCTAAAATATTTTACTGCAAAGACGGTTTTGATGATATATTAGCAATAAAAGAAATAATAGATGACAGAGATAAAGAAAAATAA
- a CDS encoding methylenetetrahydrofolate reductase, whose protein sequence is MNNNVENFITKLENKDECAFTLEISPQAKYDLAYIKDKIDNSAISDYIDAFVVTDSPFANLKISSILAALQLQQRLNNNKPFITTQTMRDRNSIALQNDLIGANYFDIRMVLAVTGDAIANGNQKQAKAVFEGNSELLINIIKDLNKGKSLGEFAFKEPLKHIYPFCVINSYAKNNDTLKLRLAKKANSGVKAIFTQPIYEAERLELFLKWIDELPLKEKPILVPGFFPVLSYKTAYFIYYKLPGAYIPETWLNKLKEASDKSPEEEKKAAVELSTNLFKSMIKKHKKMHIMSMNNYDFVVELLKSI, encoded by the coding sequence ATGAACAATAATGTAGAAAATTTTATAACAAAGTTAGAAAATAAAGATGAATGTGCTTTTACATTAGAAATATCTCCGCAGGCTAAATATGACTTAGCTTATATAAAGGATAAAATAGATAATTCTGCAATTTCTGATTATATAGATGCATTTGTAGTTACTGATTCGCCTTTTGCCAATTTAAAAATATCTTCAATACTAGCAGCACTTCAATTGCAGCAAAGATTAAATAATAATAAACCATTCATAACAACTCAAACTATGAGAGATAGAAATTCAATAGCATTACAAAATGATTTAATAGGTGCAAATTATTTTGATATAAGAATGGTGCTTGCAGTTACAGGAGATGCTATAGCTAATGGCAATCAAAAGCAGGCGAAAGCTGTATTTGAGGGTAATTCTGAATTATTAATAAATATAATAAAGGATTTAAATAAAGGAAAAAGTTTAGGAGAGTTTGCTTTTAAAGAACCATTAAAACATATATATCCTTTTTGTGTAATAAATAGTTATGCTAAAAATAATGATACATTAAAATTAAGATTGGCTAAGAAAGCAAATTCAGGAGTTAAAGCTATATTTACTCAGCCTATATATGAAGCTGAAAGATTAGAGCTTTTCTTGAAATGGATAGATGAACTTCCTTTAAAAGAAAAACCTATACTAGTACCCGGATTCTTTCCTGTACTTAGCTACAAAACTGCATATTTTATATATTATAAACTTCCGGGTGCTTATATACCAGAAACTTGGCTTAATAAATTGAAAGAGGCTAGTGATAAATCCCCTGAAGAGGAGAAAAAAGCTGCAGTAGAATTATCAACTAACCTATTTAAAAGCATGATTAAAAAACATAAAAAAATGCATATAATGAGTATGAATAACTATGATTTTGTTGTAGAGCTTCTTAAAAGTATTTAA